A region of Terriglobales bacterium DNA encodes the following proteins:
- a CDS encoding DNA-3-methyladenine glycosylase — protein sequence MKKTGKRGMRLLSRAIYTRDPRRVARQLLGKVLVRMRGRKRLAGRIVEVEAYLGKGDAAAHAAAGPTARNRVLFGAPGHAYVYFIYGNHYCLNVSCLPAGEAGCVLIRALEPIAGLEDMARARHLPGGAGMRRLTSGPGRLCQALDITRARDNGKDLASRRSDLFLCDDGFKPRRVALTRRIGIRKSAEMPLRYVIAGNAFVSH from the coding sequence ATGAAGAAAACCGGCAAGCGCGGGATGCGGCTGCTGTCGAGGGCCATCTACACCCGCGATCCGCGGCGGGTGGCGCGCCAGTTGCTGGGCAAAGTGCTGGTGCGGATGCGTGGCAGGAAGCGCCTCGCCGGGCGCATCGTCGAGGTCGAGGCCTACCTGGGCAAGGGAGACGCTGCAGCCCACGCCGCAGCCGGACCCACAGCTCGCAACCGTGTGCTGTTCGGCGCGCCCGGTCACGCCTACGTCTATTTCATCTACGGCAATCACTATTGCCTGAACGTCTCCTGCCTGCCCGCGGGAGAAGCGGGCTGCGTCCTGATCCGGGCGCTGGAGCCGATTGCAGGACTCGAGGACATGGCGCGGGCGCGTCACTTGCCCGGCGGCGCCGGAATGCGCCGGCTCACCAGCGGTCCCGGGCGGCTGTGCCAGGCGCTCGACATCACCCGCGCGCGCGATAACGGAAAAGACCTGGCATCCCGCCGGTCGGACCTGTTCCTCTGTGACGACGGCTTCAAGCCCCGTCGCGTCGCCCTCACCCGCCGCATCGGCATCCGCAAATCGGCCGAGATGCCGCTGCGGTACGTGATTGCGGGGAATGCGTTCGTGTCGCACTAG
- the panC gene encoding pantoate--beta-alanine ligase, with translation MKILRTIPEMRAACRAARETGKRLGLVPTMGALHAGHLSLVRAARAQCDVVAVSIFVNPTQFGPTEDFEKYPRSLERDCELLEREAVDLVFAPAVAEMYPPGAVTWVTVEGLSQRMCGASRPGHFRGVTTVVSKLLHVVEPDAAFFGQKDAAQCTIIRKMVRDLDMGVAIVTCPIVREPDGLAMSSRNAYLDPAQRASATVLHRSLRRVEDLWKKGERGSAKLIDAAQRIFLEEPDVRLDYVEIVNNDTLDPVEGVSSGALVAVAAFVGSTRLIDNLLLPPSTKETS, from the coding sequence CCCGGAAATGCGCGCCGCCTGCCGTGCCGCCCGCGAGACGGGCAAGCGCCTGGGCCTGGTCCCCACCATGGGCGCGCTGCACGCCGGGCACCTCTCCCTGGTGCGCGCAGCCCGGGCGCAATGCGACGTGGTCGCCGTCTCCATTTTCGTCAACCCCACGCAATTCGGCCCCACCGAGGACTTCGAAAAATACCCGCGGTCCTTGGAGCGCGACTGCGAACTGCTGGAGCGTGAAGCGGTGGACCTAGTGTTCGCGCCCGCGGTGGCGGAGATGTACCCGCCCGGCGCGGTCACCTGGGTCACGGTCGAGGGATTGAGCCAGAGGATGTGCGGAGCCTCGCGTCCCGGACACTTCCGCGGCGTCACCACCGTAGTCTCGAAGCTTCTTCACGTCGTCGAACCGGACGCGGCTTTTTTCGGGCAGAAGGACGCGGCGCAATGCACCATCATCCGCAAGATGGTGCGCGACCTGGATATGGGCGTCGCCATCGTCACCTGTCCCATTGTGCGCGAACCCGACGGCCTGGCCATGAGCTCGCGCAACGCCTACCTCGATCCCGCCCAGCGCGCTTCGGCGACCGTGCTCCACCGTTCCCTGCGGCGCGTCGAAGATTTGTGGAAAAAGGGCGAGCGCGGCAGCGCCAAGCTTATCGACGCCGCCCAGCGCATCTTCCTGGAGGAACCGGACGTGCGCCTGGACTACGTCGAGATCGTGAACAACGACACGCTCGATCCGGTGGAAGGCGTCTCTTCCGGCGCATTGGTTGCCGTGGCCGCGTTCGTCGGTTCAACCCGTCTGATCGACAACCTGCTCTTGCCACCGAGCACGAAGGAAACATCCTAG